Within the Herbaspirillum sp. RTI4 genome, the region TTCCAGTGTGGCGTGCGCGGCATCGAAGCCGGGTTCGCCTTCCAGCTCGGAAAAGATTACACCGAAGCCGTTGTGCCAGAGCGCGTCGGCAGAAATCAGAATAGCCTCCTGCTCGCAATAGAACATCAGCGAGTGCGGGTCGTGGCCGGGCGAACCCAGCAGCAGCCAGTCCAGCCCGCCTAATTGCACCGTGGCGCCGGCCTGCAAGGCCCCATCGACCGTGAAGCGCGGGCATTGCTGTCCGGTGGCGGCGAAGCTGAGCGCGCCTTCGTCCCAACTGCGCACCCGCTCTGTTTCGGGCAGGGGGATGCTGGTATGGCAGCCGTAGGCGGCTTGCAGCGCGGCGTTGCCGCCGCAGTGGTCGGAATGCAGGTGGGTGTTGAGCAGTCGCCGTAAGGGCCGCTCTTGCAGCGTGTGCTGCACCAGCGCTAGCGTCTGCGGTGCGTGCGCGACATAGCCGCTGTCGACCAGCGCCGTGTCGTCGTGGTCGATCAACAGGATGTTGTTCGACGATAGCCAGCCGCGCTCAAAAACATGCATGCCTGCCGGGAGTCGGAACGGGTTGGCTTGGTTGTGCTGCTTATGTTGAGTCATGCTCCGGGAAAACTGCCGTCGAGGTAGTACCAACGGGCGCGTCCGGAGGCATCCGGCTGGCGCACAAAACGGCTGATTTCATGCAGTCGCTGGGCCTTGCCGCCGACCTTGAAGCGGGCGATGAATTCGACCGTTGCCTCATCGCCGTTGTCCGGCTGCGCATGGGCGCGGATGTCCAGCCCGATCCACTTGACATCGTTTTCGCCGGTCAGGGGCTCATCCGGCAGTGTGTCGGGATGCCAGGTAGCGCGCAGCCAGGCTTCGTCGCAGCGGATATAGGCGGTGTAGCGCGAGCGCATCAGTTCGACTGCGGTGTCCGGCAAGGCTGCGCCGTCGAGAAAGCGGCCGCAGCAAGTCGCATAGCTGGCACCGCCGCAGGGGCAGGGCATTTTTGCCGCAGAGGAGGAGGGTGAGCGCGCCATTCAGATACTGCCGTTTTTCAGGAAGGCGGCTAATTGCTCGAAGCGATCCAGTCCCCAGAAGGCTTCGCCATCGACAATCACAAAGGGCGCGCCAAAGACGCCGCGTTCCAGTGCGGCTTCTATGGAGGCTTTCAAGGCATTCTTGATTTCGTCTTGTGCGAGGGCGGCTTCCAGTTGCGGGCGATCAGCACCGTTTGCAGCGGCGATGTCGAGGATGAGGGGCAGGCTGCCGATATCCTGATTGTCGTAAAAATAAGCGTGGTAAACCGCCAGCGCAAATTGGGTAGCGACGGCCTTGCCCAGGTGTTGTTTGATCCACAGCATGGCGCGAGCAGCGATCTGGGTGCTGACCGGGAACGTGTCCGGCATGCGGAAAGGGATGCCGTGGAAACGCGCGCTGCGTTGCATGTCATGCAGTGAGTACGGGCCTTTCAGTGGGACGGACACCAGCGACGCGGTGCCGATGTTCTTGAAGATCGCGCCGAGCAGGAGCGGATGCCATTCGACTTCCCGGCCAGCGGCGGCGGCCAAGGCTTCAATTTTGGTGGCGCCGAAATAGCCGTAGGGGGAGCTGAAATCAAAATAAAAATCGAGGGCGGTGGACATCGCTATTTCCTTGGTGGAGAGGCTTGAGGGGCAGATCCCGGCGTATCAGGCTTGCGCTAAGTAGTGACTAAAAAGTGGCTAAGGTGGCTGAAACGGATTTCTTGCGGATAAGGAAAGACATCGTACAGGTGACCTTCGGCAATCCGTTGCTGATGCTGCTGCCAGTAGGCGGCGCTGAGCAGATCGGCATGGTATTGGAGGAACAGGCGTTTGATGTCCGGGTTACCGAGCAGGAACGCGCCGAACTGCTCAGGGAATACATCGTTGCGGGCGATCGGGTACCAGGGTTCGGCGGCCATTTCGTCTTCTTCGTTGCGTGGCGTCGGAATGGTGCGGAAGCGGCAATCGGTCAGGTATTCGATTTCATCGTAATCGTAAAACACGACGCGGCCCTGCCGTGTAACGCCGAAGTTCTTGTAGAGCATGTCGCCGGGGAAGATGTTGGCCGCGATCAGTTCCTTGATGGCATTGCCGTATTCGATGATGCCGTGTTCCAGTTGCGCCAAGTTGCCGCTTTGTCCGGCCTCGGCCAGATACAGGTTGAGTGGCGTCATGCGGCGTTCGATGTACAGGTGGCGAATGATGATCTGATCGCCTTCTTCTTCGATCATGGACGGCGCGGCGCGCTGGAGTTCGCTCAGCAAGTCGTCCGGGAAGCGGGCGCGGGGAAAAGCGACGCTGGAATATTCCAGGGTATCGGCCATGCGGCCGACGCGGTCGTGGTATTTGACCAGCAGGTATTTTTCGCGCACCAGCGCCTGGGTGGTTTCCTTCGGCGGGGCGAAATGGTCGCGGATGACCTTGAATACATAGGGAAACGAGGGCAGCGCGAACACCACCATCACCATGCCGCGAATGCCGGGGGCGATATCGAAACGGTCGGAGGAATGATGCAGATGGCGTAAAAAGTCGCGGTAGAACAGCGCCTTGCCCAGTTTTTGCAGGCCGAGAAGGGTGTAAATCTCGCTGCGCGGTTTGCCCGGCAGCAGGGTGCGCAGGAATTGCACCGTGGCCGACGGCACTTCCATATCGACCATGAAATATGCGCGGGTAAAAGAAAACAGCAGCGAGAGCATGGCGGTGTCGGTCAGTACGGCGTCGATGAACAGTTCGCCCTGACGGTTGTGCAAAATCGGCAGTACGAAGGGGTATTCGCGGCCATCGTTGATGATCTTGCCGACCAGATAGGCCCCTTTGTTGCGATAGAACAGGCTCGACAACACCTGAATCTGGAAGTCGACTTTGAATTCCTGGCCCAGCAAGCTGTGCAGCCGCTGTTCGACATGGCCGACGTCGTGCTCCAGATCGGCGAACGGACAGTGCAACTGAAAATTGGTGAGGATGCGTGTGAGCGTGTAGTGCAGGCCGTCTGTCGCCGGGTAATAGGCGCGGTAGAACGGCGTCGGTTCGTCGCCGTCCAGATACTCGGTGGACACCGCGGGTCGGACGAAGATGAAATCGTTATTGAAGTAGGTACGGTGCAGCAGTTTGCAGCAGACCGAATTGAAGAAGGTTTCCGCCAGTTCCGGTTGCTTGTGTTCAATCAGCAGACCGATGTAATGCAGTTTGACTTCGCGCCAGACCTCGTCGCTGAGATCGACCGGTTCGTATTCGTCTTCCAGCGTTTGCACGCATTCCGCGACGCGCTGGTCGTAAAAGGCAATCCGGGCGCGGGCAGCGGCTTGGGCGGTGGGCCAGTCGCAGGTTTCAAAATAGCCTTGCGCCGCCTGACTGGCCGCGCGGAACAGGCGGTAATGCTTGTCGAACCCGTCCAGGATCGTGCGCGCCGTGTCGAACGCGATTTGCGACGATAGCAGTTTGGGGAAGGCGGTGGCGGGCATGGCGCTGGTCGGGGGCGGGATGGTGTGGGCTTAGCAGGTTTCGGCGAACAGTTCGCGGCCGATCAGCATGCGACGGATTTCACTGGTGCCGGCACCGATTTCGTAGAGCTTGGCGTCGCGCCACAAGCGGCCCACGGCGTATTCATTGATGTAGCCGTTGCCGCCCAGCGCCTGAATGGCTTCGCCCGCCATCCAGGTCGCTTTTTCGGCGGCGTACAGAATGGCACCGGCGGCGTCCTTGCGCAGGGCGCGTGCGGCACCGGGGGCGGTGGCGCGTTCACAGGCCTGACCGACCGCGTAAACATAGGATTTGCAGGCCATCATGGTCGAATACATGTCGGCGATTTTTCCTTGCATCAGCTGGAATTCACCGATGGCCTGACCGAATTGCTTGCGCTCGTGCAGGTAGGGCACGACGACATCCATGCAGGCCTGCATGATGCCCAGCGGGCCGCCGGCCAGCACGGCGCGTTCGAAATCGAGTCCTGACATCAGAACTTTGACGCCTTCGCCAATGCCGCCCAGGATGTTTTCCGCCGGAACTTCGCAATCGCGGAACACCAGTTCGCCGGTATGCGAGCCGCGCATGCCGAGTTTGTCGAGTTTTTGCGCCACGCTGAAGCCGGGGAAATTCTTTTCCACCAGGAAGGCGGTGATGCCGCGTGCGCCGGCGGCGAGGTCGGTCTTGGCATAGACCACCATCACATCGGCGTCGGGGCCGTTGGTGATCCACATTTTGCTGCCGTTGAGGACGTAGCGATCGCCCTTGAGGTCGGCCCGCAGTTTCATGCTGACGACGTCGGAGCCGGCATTCGGTTCCGACATGGCCAGCGCGCCGATGAAGTCGCCGCTGATCAGCTTGGGCAGGTAGCGCTGTTTTTGCGCGGCATTGCCGTTGCGCTGAATCTGGTTGACGCACAGGTTGGAGTGCGCGCCGTAGGAGAGGCCGACCGAGGCGGAGGCGCGGGAGATTTCTTCCAGCGCGACGATATGCGCCAGATAACCCATGCCGGCACCGCCGTACTCTTCGTCTGCGGTGATGCCCAGTACGCCCAGATCGCCCATTTTTTTCCACAGGTCCATAGGGAACTGGTCGTTGCGGTCGATTTCCGCTGCGCGGGGGGCGATTTCTGTCTGGGCGAATTGCGCGATGCTGGCGCGCAGGGCGGCGATATCTTCGCCGTGGTCAAAGGTCATGCCGGGTAAGTGGATCATCTGCGGTCTCCGAAGGGGAAGCGGGGCGACTCTGTGCTGGCGTCGCTTGGTATGGGTGGAGTGGGGATCATACGACACATTCGCCGTTGGTTGACGTTAACGTCAATTGGACTTGCGCAAAAGTCCTGGTCAAAAGGGCCTGGTAATCAAGCGGTCGGCTCCTGCGGCAGACCCCGGGCGCTGAGCAATTCCCGGCATTGCGCTTCATGGCCGCTGATTTCATCCAGCGTCAGATCGAGGTCTTCGCGTTGCTGTTCGAGTTTTTGCCTATGCTCGGCCAGTACCAGCAGAAATTGCTGCAGCTGGACGGTGGAGTCTTTCGGTGAGTCGTACATGTCGACCAGGGTCTTGATTTCCGAAAGCGATAATCCCAGCCGCTTGCCGCGCAAAGTCAGTTTGAGCCGGGTGCGCTCGCGGGCGGGATAGACGCGGTTGCGGCCGCCTGCGCCTTCGCGTTTCGGACTGAGCAGTCCCTGATCTTCATAGAAGCGGATGGCGCGCGGCGTGATGTCGAATTCTTGCGCCAGCTCGGTGATGGTGTAGGTGGGCATAGGTGTGTCTCAGGAAATGTCCGAAGGTGGTAAGCTGACGTTAACGTCAAGTCTCCGCAGTATATTCCAGCGCAAGGTCAAGCAGTCGGCGCTATTCCCTTCATTGCAAAATTTCCCCCGGGCGGTCTTATGAATGCACTTGAATCCCAGCTCGACTACGCTTTCGGCGATACGCTGCCCGCTATCGGCAGCACGCTCGAAGTCGCTCCCGGCGTCTTGTGGTTGCGCATGGCTTTGCCGTTTGCGCTGGATCACATCAATCTGTGGTTGCTGGAAGACGAACTGGAAGGGCCGAACGGCCTGCGCAAGGGCTGGACCGTCATCGATTGCGGCATTGCCAACGACGCCACGCGCGCGGCGTGGGAACACATCTTCGAGACCCAATTGCGCGGACTACCGATTTTGCGCGTGATTTCCACGCACTGCCATCCCGATCATGTCGGTCTGGCCGACTGGCTGTGCCAGCGCTGGAAGGTGGCGCTGTGGATGACGGGCGGGGAATACCTTGCTGCGCGTGTGATGTCGGCGGGTTTGCCGGGGGCGGATGGCACGGCCTCGTTACCGCATTTTCAGCGTCACGGCTTGAAAGACCCGGAACTGGTGACCAAGCTGGGTGGACGCAATAATTACTATGCGGCTATGGTGCCGTCGGTGCCGGAGTCGTATTTCCGGATGCACGACGGGCAGACGGTGCAGATAGGGGGGCGTGGCTGGAACGTCATTACCGGTTTTGGCCATGCGCCGGAACATGCGTCACTCTATTGCGCCGAGCTGGGCGTGCTGATTTCGGGCGACATGGTCTTGCCGCGCATTTCGACCAATATATCGGTCCTGGCGATCGAACCGGAATCCAATCCGGTGCAGCAATATCTGGATTCATTGAAAAAATACGCGACCTTGCCGGCCAATACGCTGGTGCTGCCCTCGCACGGCAAACCGTTTCGCGGCTTGCCTATCCGCATTACTCAGCTCAACGACCATCACGCAGCGCGTCTGGCCGAAGTGCTGGAAGCCTGCGCGATTCCTTGCTCGGCGGTCGACATACTGCCGGTGATGTTCAAGCGGCCGCTCGACACGCACCAGCTCTCGTTTGCGCTGGGCGAGGCGCTGGCGCATTTGCATCAACTCTGGTTTGTGGGTTTGTTGCGACGGGAATTGGGGACGGATCAGGTGTTTCGTTTTCAGGCGTTGGCCGCCTGATATACCCAATTTATACTGTGGACTTACACCGCAGACTTCGCCGTCCCATCCTTCTGGTGAAGATGCTTAGCGCTGATCGCGCTTGGCGTCGCGCTCTTCCTTGAGCATTTTGGTCTTGATGCGGTTGCGCTTGAGCGGTGACAGGTATTCCACGAAGACCTTGCCAATCAGATGATCCATTTCATGCTGGATGCAGACCGCCAGCAAGCCATCGGCCTCAATCTCGAATGACTTGCCATCGCTATCGTGCGCCCGCACCTTGATGCTGGCCGGGCGTTCGACGCCGTCGTAAATGCCGGGTACCGACAGGCAGCCTTCATCGTAGACTTTGGTTTCCGCGCTGGCCCAGATAATTTTAGGATTGATGAAGGCCTGCAAGGCATTGCCGGCGTCTGAGACGTCCACAACGATGACCTGCGAGTGGACATCGACCTGCGACGCGGCCAGACCGACGCCGGGGGCTTCGTACATGGTGTCGGCCATGTCGGCGATCAGCCGTTTCAGGCGCGCGTCAAACACAGTGACTGGCGCGGCGTGCTTGTGCAGGCGCGGATCGGGGTAGCGGAGAATATTAAGTAAAGCCATACGATGAGTGCGCTGTTGCGATGTAATTGAATGAGGGGGCGGCGCGAGAGAATATCTGCGACGACTAAACAAGTCTGAAAATGCGGGTGTTGGATTGCCAGTTCGACAATTTATCGTCAAAATCTGCAACCTTTTGCTGATTCCTGACTATGAAAAAGTGTAGCACGACTGTCAATCCGGCTGTTTTTCTCCTGCGTTTCGGGGCGCAGCGATGATGCCGCAGGGGCATGCTGTTGTGGGTACGGATGCAGCCGAGCTGGGTACCTGGTTGCGGTTGCAGCAAACGCCCGGCGTTGGCGCACTCACGGCCCGTCAACTGCTGAGCGCTTTCGGTTTGCCGCAGCAAATCTTCGCCGCATCGGTGGGCGACCTGAGGCAGGTGGTATCAGAGCGTATCGCGCTGGCGCTGCATGCCCCGCTTTCTGAAAAAGACAAGGCCCTGCTGGCGCGCAGCCTGGAATGGGTGGCGCAGCCAGATCATCATGTCCTCACGCTGGCCGACACCGCTTACCCACAGGCCCTGCTGGAGATCCCCGACCCGCCCTTGCTGTTGTATGTGAAGGGGCAGGCGTCCTTATTGCACGGTGCGGCGCTGGCGGTGGTAGGCAGCCGCAATGCAACCACGCAGGGCATGTTGAACGCCGAGCATTTTTCCGCCGCACTGAGTCAGGTGGGGATGACGATTATTTCCGGCATGGCGCTGGGCATCGATACCGCCGCCCATCTGGGTGCCTTGCGTGGCAGTGGCTCGACGGTGGCGGTGATCGGCACCGGGGCCGACCTGGTGTATCCGGCCCGTAACCGGGGACTGGCGCACAGCATTGCCGCGCAAGGCTGCATCGTGAGCGAATATGCGCTCGGCACACCGGCCATCGCCAGCAATTTCCCGCGCCGCAACCGGCTGATTTCGGGTCTGGCGCGCGGGGTGTTGGTGGTGGAGGCGGCGATGCAGTCGGGGTCGCTGATTACCGCCCGCATGGCCGCGGAACAGGGACGAGAGGTGTTCGCCATTCCCGGTTCGATTCACTCCCCTTTGTCCAAGGGCTGCCATGCCCTGATACGGCAAGGAGCGAAACTGGTCGAATCGGCCGAGCATGTGCTGGAAGAATTCGGCGCATTCCGGCGAGTGTGCGCGCAGCCATCTGCTGAAGTTGCTGCAAATAAATCGGTAACGACGCCAGAGACCTTGCAGTTTTTGCAAGGCATGGGGCACGACCCTGTAAGTGCCGATACCCTCTCCCTACGCAGTGGCCTGCCTATGGCGGCACTACAGGCGCGCTTGCTGGAACTGGAACTTGCCGGAGTGATAGAAATGTTGCCGGGCGGCTTATATAGTCGTTTGGCAATTGATCGATAAAGAGACGCTTATCGCCAGGTATTTGGCAAAAACTTAGAATTCCTGCGATACTAAGTTCGTAAAAAACCGTTTTAACACTCTTGGGACTGCACAGCCATGTTTGATGTCCTCGTCTATCTCTATGAAACGTATTACCGGCCCGACGCCTGCCCTGATTCCGCTGCGTTGGCGAAAAAGCTGTCGGCCATCGGTTTCGAGGAAGAAGAAATCAGTAAAGCGCTAGGTTGGTTAACCGATCTGGCGGAATCGACGCATGAGTATGCGATCACGTATCCGCAACAAACCGCCTTTTCCTTCGGCATCCGCATTTACGCCGAGCAAGAGATGGAAGCACTCGGCACGGCCGCCATCGGATTTATCCAGTTTCTGGAGTCGGCCAAAATGCTCAATCCGGTGCAACGAGAAATTGTGATCGACCGGGCGCTGGCCATTGGCGATACGCCGGTTCCGCTCGACAGAGTCAAAGTCATTGTGCTGATGGTCTTGTGGAGCCAGGGCAAAGAGCCGGACGGCCTGATGTTCGACGAGCTTTTCCTCGACGATGAAGACGCCGAGCCGCGGCTGCTACACTAAGCACGCAGCGTCGGCAGGCAAAACTCCAGTGCTGCCGTCAGGCGAATCCGGCCAGCGGCCACTGGCAAGCTATCGCCGCCACGCGAATTTTTCCGCTGTAAAATCAAGCCCCCGGTAACCGGCACACTTGCTCATTGCGCGATAACGCGCTTATCATTGCGCCGGTTTCTCGCAATGGCTGCATAACAACAGCAATGTTTTCTGCTGGCAGCATGAGCGCCACCCGCGCAACCGGGCGACGTCCCGACCGCAACAGCCCGATCCGGGCGCACCACCCTCTTTGAGACAACACTATGAGCAAGACCCTCATCATCGCCGAGAAGCCTTCTGTCGCGAACGACATCGCGAAGACGCTCGGCGGCTTTACCAAGCACGATGAGTACTTTGAATCGGACGAATACGTCCTGTCGTCGGCCGTCGGTCACTTGCTGGAAATCGCCGTTCCGGAAGAATTCGACGTCAAACGCGGCAAATGGAGCTTCGCCAATCTGCCGATGATTCCGCCGCATTTCGCCGTTAATCCCATCGTCAAGACTGAAGCGCGGCTGAAGGTGCTCAATCGCCTGATCAAGCGCAAGGATGTCACCGCACTGATTAACGCCTGCGATGCCGGACGGGAAGGCGAATTGATTTTCCGCCTGATTGCGCAGTACACCAAGGCAAAACAGCCGGTCAAGCGACTCTGGCTGCAATCGATGACGCCGGGCGCGATCCGCGACGGTTTCGCTCACTTGCGGGAAGATGCCGACATGCTGCCGCTGGCCGACGCTGCGCGCTGCCGCAGTGAAGCCGACTGGCTGATCGGTATCAACGGCACCCGCGCCATGACCGCCTTCAATTCGAAAGAAGGCGGTTTTTACCTGACGACCGTGGGCCGGGTGCAAACGCCGACGCTGTCGATCGTGGTCGAACGCGAAGAGAAAATCAAAAAATTCGTTTCCCGCGATTTCTGGGAAGTGCGCGCCGAATTCATTTGCGCCGCCGGTTTGTACGAAGGTCGCTGGCTGGACAAGTCGCACAAGAAAGACGAAACCGATCCCGAAAAACGCCCTGAGCGCTTGTGGAGCAAGGCGGCCGCTGAATCGATCGTCGCCGCCTGCCGCAACAAAATCGGCAACGTCACGGAAGAATCCAAGCCGACTACGCAGATGGCCCCCGGTCTGTTCGATCTGACCAGTCTGCAGCGCGAAGCCAACTCGCGCTTCGGCTTTTCCGCCAAGAACACGCTAGGACTGGCTCAGGCCTTGTACGAAAAGCACAAGGCGCTGACCTATCCCCGTACCGACTCCCGCCATCTGCCGGAGGATTACATCGACACCGTCAAGCAGACGGTCGATGCCTTGTCGGAAAACAATAATTACCAGCCGTTCTCATCGAAAATCCTGAAAAACGGCTGGATCAAGCCGAACAAGCGCATTTTCGATAACACCAAAATCAGCGATCACTTCGCCATCATTCCTACGCCGCAAGTGCCGAAGAATTTGTCGGAGCCGGAACAGAAACTCTACGACCTGGTCACGCGGCGCTTCATGGCGGTATTTTTCCCCGCGGCCGAATTTCAGGTCACGACCCGTTTTACCGAGGTGTCCGGTCATCAGTTCAAGACCGAAGGCAAGGTCATGACCAATCCGGGCTGGCTGGCGATTTACGGCAAGGAAGTGCAGGACGAGAAGGAAGAAGGCAGCGGCACGCTGGTCGCCGTGGCCAAGGATGAGAAGGTCAAGACCGAATCGGTCGTGGCCAACGGACTGGTCACCAAGCCGCCCGCCCGCTATACCGAAGCCACGCTGCTGTCGGCCATGGAAGGTGCGGGCAAGCTGCTCGATTCGGAAGAACTGCGCGATGCGATGGCCGGCAAGGGCCTCGGTACGCCAGCGACACGCGCCGCGACCATCGAAGGTTTGCTGTACGAAAAATACATCCTGCGCGAAGGCCGGGAAATTATGCCGACGGCCAAGGCGTTTCAGTTAATGACGCTGCTGCACGGCCTGGGCGTGCATGAACTGACCGAACCTGAGTTGACCGGCGAGTGGGAACAAAAGCTGGCACAGATGGAGCGGGGCAAGATCAGCCGCGAAGAATTCATGCGTGAAATCGCGCAGATGACGCAAGTCATCGTCAAGCGCGCCAAGGAATATACCAACGACACCATCCCGGGCGATTATGCGACGCTGCATACGCCGTGTCCGAATTGCGGCGCGGTGGTGAAAGAGAATTACCGGCGTTTTGCCTGCACCAAATGCGAATTTTCGATGAGCAAGGTGCCGGGCGGACGCCAGTTTGAAATTCCTGAAGTCGAAGACTTGCTCGAAAAACGGACCATCGGTCCCTTGCAGGGCTTCCGCTCCAAGATGGGACGGCCATTCGCCGCCATCCTGAAAATTTCACGCGACGAAGAAATCAAAAACTTCAAGCTGGAATTCGATTTCGGCCAGAACGATGGCGAAGGCGAAGATGGCGAAGCCGTCGATTTCAGCCAGCAGACTCCGCTGGCTCCCTGCCCGAAATGCGGCAATGGCGTGTTCGAAATGGGACTGGCCTATGTCTGCGAAATGAGCATGGCCAAGCCCAAGGCCTGCGATTTCCGCAGCGGCCGCATCATCTTGCAGCAGGAAATCCTGCCCGAGCAGATGGTCAAGTTGCTGACTGAAGGCAAGACCGATCTGCTGCCGGGATTTGTTTCGCAGCGCACGCGTCGGCCTTTCAAGGCATTCCTGGTGCGTGGCGCGGACGGCAAAGTCAGTTTCGAATTCGAACCGCGCAAAGCCAAAGCGCCGGCCAAGGGCAAGGCCGCTGCGGTGGCCGATGAGGGCGAAGACGGTGCTGCGCCGGTTGCCGCCAAGGCGACGAAAGCGGTTGCTAAAAAACCGGTGAAGAAAGCGGCTGTCAAGGCAGTCAAAAAGCCGGCCGCTAAAAAGCCCGCCCTGAAAAAACCGGTAGCTAAAAAAGTGGCTACGGCCTGATCGCGTCAATTGTTGTGAAATAGTCGATTTTGGAAAGAAAAGAAGGGTGAAGTGAGTATGATCGGCGAAGTTATCTTCAATGGATCGTATTTATGGCTTCCTGCTTTTCTTCTCCTCATGTTTCTGCCGCCAGTTTTTCATGCGGAGTAATCCGCGCGAATGGCAAGCCTTGGGCGGCGGCGGCTAACCGCAAGTCGCCGCTCTATGGCAACGTCGTGGACGATGTCGCGCTCTGTGCCGAGCAAGCCCGCAGCGGCTCGCGGCCGGATCTGGAACTCCTCATCAATCAGACTTTGCGCAATGACAGCAAAGGCGCTGCGGCCGAACAGGCACTGTTTTTCCTCTACCTCGACGCTTCACCCGACGTGCGTGGCATGCTCGGGAAAATGGCGGTGGACTTATATCAAATGAAAATGGCCGCCGAGCGCGATCTGAGCCCGGCAAATTACCGCGCCAGCCTGCTAGGCAGCGCCCTCAGTCTGAATCAGGCCGGACACTTGCTGTACATCGTGCGTGAGGCGGCGCAAGGCTGCCCGGGGATCACGGAAATGATTGATCCCTTGTTCGTCGAATCTGAGAAGGAAGACTTGCGCCAGATAGTGGACAGCAATCCGGCCGTTTTTTGGAATCGCACACGCTTCATTGACGGCGACGAGATCAATACCTTTGCTGCTCTGCGCAGTAATCCCCGACTGGAATGCCTGCCTT harbors:
- a CDS encoding MerR family DNA-binding transcriptional regulator gives rise to the protein MPTYTITELAQEFDITPRAIRFYEDQGLLSPKREGAGGRNRVYPARERTRLKLTLRGKRLGLSLSEIKTLVDMYDSPKDSTVQLQQFLLVLAEHRQKLEQQREDLDLTLDEISGHEAQCRELLSARGLPQEPTA
- a CDS encoding DUF494 domain-containing protein; the protein is MFDVLVYLYETYYRPDACPDSAALAKKLSAIGFEEEEISKALGWLTDLAESTHEYAITYPQQTAFSFGIRIYAEQEMEALGTAAIGFIQFLESAKMLNPVQREIVIDRALAIGDTPVPLDRVKVIVLMVLWSQGKEPDGLMFDELFLDDEDAEPRLLH
- the def gene encoding peptide deformylase; translation: MALLNILRYPDPRLHKHAAPVTVFDARLKRLIADMADTMYEAPGVGLAASQVDVHSQVIVVDVSDAGNALQAFINPKIIWASAETKVYDEGCLSVPGIYDGVERPASIKVRAHDSDGKSFEIEADGLLAVCIQHEMDHLIGKVFVEYLSPLKRNRIKTKMLKEERDAKRDQR
- a CDS encoding 2-hydroxychromene-2-carboxylate isomerase, coding for MSTALDFYFDFSSPYGYFGATKIEALAAAAGREVEWHPLLLGAIFKNIGTASLVSVPLKGPYSLHDMQRSARFHGIPFRMPDTFPVSTQIAARAMLWIKQHLGKAVATQFALAVYHAYFYDNQDIGSLPLILDIAAANGADRPQLEAALAQDEIKNALKASIEAALERGVFGAPFVIVDGEAFWGLDRFEQLAAFLKNGSI
- a CDS encoding YchJ family protein, producing MARSPSSSAAKMPCPCGGASYATCCGRFLDGAALPDTAVELMRSRYTAYIRCDEAWLRATWHPDTLPDEPLTGENDVKWIGLDIRAHAQPDNGDEATVEFIARFKVGGKAQRLHEISRFVRQPDASGRARWYYLDGSFPGA
- the dprA gene encoding DNA-processing protein DprA; this encodes MMPQGHAVVGTDAAELGTWLRLQQTPGVGALTARQLLSAFGLPQQIFAASVGDLRQVVSERIALALHAPLSEKDKALLARSLEWVAQPDHHVLTLADTAYPQALLEIPDPPLLLYVKGQASLLHGAALAVVGSRNATTQGMLNAEHFSAALSQVGMTIISGMALGIDTAAHLGALRGSGSTVAVIGTGADLVYPARNRGLAHSIAAQGCIVSEYALGTPAIASNFPRRNRLISGLARGVLVVEAAMQSGSLITARMAAEQGREVFAIPGSIHSPLSKGCHALIRQGAKLVESAEHVLEEFGAFRRVCAQPSAEVAANKSVTTPETLQFLQGMGHDPVSADTLSLRSGLPMAALQARLLELELAGVIEMLPGGLYSRLAIDR
- the aceK gene encoding bifunctional isocitrate dehydrogenase kinase/phosphatase, producing MPATAFPKLLSSQIAFDTARTILDGFDKHYRLFRAASQAAQGYFETCDWPTAQAAARARIAFYDQRVAECVQTLEDEYEPVDLSDEVWREVKLHYIGLLIEHKQPELAETFFNSVCCKLLHRTYFNNDFIFVRPAVSTEYLDGDEPTPFYRAYYPATDGLHYTLTRILTNFQLHCPFADLEHDVGHVEQRLHSLLGQEFKVDFQIQVLSSLFYRNKGAYLVGKIINDGREYPFVLPILHNRQGELFIDAVLTDTAMLSLLFSFTRAYFMVDMEVPSATVQFLRTLLPGKPRSEIYTLLGLQKLGKALFYRDFLRHLHHSSDRFDIAPGIRGMVMVVFALPSFPYVFKVIRDHFAPPKETTQALVREKYLLVKYHDRVGRMADTLEYSSVAFPRARFPDDLLSELQRAAPSMIEEEGDQIIIRHLYIERRMTPLNLYLAEAGQSGNLAQLEHGIIEYGNAIKELIAANIFPGDMLYKNFGVTRQGRVVFYDYDEIEYLTDCRFRTIPTPRNEEDEMAAEPWYPIARNDVFPEQFGAFLLGNPDIKRLFLQYHADLLSAAYWQQHQQRIAEGHLYDVFPYPQEIRFSHLSHFLVTT
- a CDS encoding isovaleryl-CoA dehydrogenase translates to MIHLPGMTFDHGEDIAALRASIAQFAQTEIAPRAAEIDRNDQFPMDLWKKMGDLGVLGITADEEYGGAGMGYLAHIVALEEISRASASVGLSYGAHSNLCVNQIQRNGNAAQKQRYLPKLISGDFIGALAMSEPNAGSDVVSMKLRADLKGDRYVLNGSKMWITNGPDADVMVVYAKTDLAAGARGITAFLVEKNFPGFSVAQKLDKLGMRGSHTGELVFRDCEVPAENILGGIGEGVKVLMSGLDFERAVLAGGPLGIMQACMDVVVPYLHERKQFGQAIGEFQLMQGKIADMYSTMMACKSYVYAVGQACERATAPGAARALRKDAAGAILYAAEKATWMAGEAIQALGGNGYINEYAVGRLWRDAKLYEIGAGTSEIRRMLIGRELFAETC
- a CDS encoding MBL fold metallo-hydrolase, which codes for MTQHKQHNQANPFRLPAGMHVFERGWLSSNNILLIDHDDTALVDSGYVAHAPQTLALVQHTLQERPLRRLLNTHLHSDHCGGNAALQAAYGCHTSIPLPETERVRSWDEGALSFAATGQQCPRFTVDGALQAGATVQLGGLDWLLLGSPGHDPHSLMFYCEQEAILISADALWHNGFGVIFSELEGEPGFDAAHATLELIAGLNVRLVIPGHGALFEDVDAALERAFSRLTYLAADPLRNAQYAVKVLLKFLLLERQAIPLATLPAVLGGIRLIGDANRRYLHLSEQELAEWVVAQLLKSGAASISNGLLCNAG
- a CDS encoding MBL fold metallo-hydrolase; translation: MNALESQLDYAFGDTLPAIGSTLEVAPGVLWLRMALPFALDHINLWLLEDELEGPNGLRKGWTVIDCGIANDATRAAWEHIFETQLRGLPILRVISTHCHPDHVGLADWLCQRWKVALWMTGGEYLAARVMSAGLPGADGTASLPHFQRHGLKDPELVTKLGGRNNYYAAMVPSVPESYFRMHDGQTVQIGGRGWNVITGFGHAPEHASLYCAELGVLISGDMVLPRISTNISVLAIEPESNPVQQYLDSLKKYATLPANTLVLPSHGKPFRGLPIRITQLNDHHAARLAEVLEACAIPCSAVDILPVMFKRPLDTHQLSFALGEALAHLHQLWFVGLLRRELGTDQVFRFQALAA